From the Maioricimonas rarisocia genome, one window contains:
- a CDS encoding MerR family transcriptional regulator has protein sequence MTSFTIGQVARQAGVGVETVRFYERKGLLEKPARRASGYREFDEAVVDRIRFIRRAKELGFTLKEIKELLELRLSPATTCADVRSRAETKIVDIESRIQSLERMKHALVRLTRACSGRGRTTACPILEALDQEETP, from the coding sequence ATGACGTCTTTCACGATCGGACAGGTTGCCAGACAGGCCGGCGTCGGTGTGGAAACCGTCCGCTTCTACGAGCGCAAGGGACTGCTCGAAAAACCGGCCCGACGGGCCTCCGGCTATCGCGAATTTGATGAAGCGGTCGTGGACCGCATTCGATTCATTCGCCGCGCCAAGGAACTCGGATTCACGCTCAAGGAGATCAAGGAACTTCTCGAATTGCGGCTCTCTCCGGCCACCACATGTGCCGACGTCAGAAGCCGGGCCGAAACCAAGATCGTGGATATCGAATCCAGGATTCAGTCCCTTGAACGGATGAAACACGCCCTCGTCAGGTTGACCAGAGCCTGTAGCGGTCGGGGGCGGACAACTGCTTGCCCGATTCTCGAAGCACTGGACCAGGAGGAGACACCGTGA
- a CDS encoding Hsp20/alpha crystallin family protein, which yields MFHNNRLSKFWNVFEELEAEFDRQLAGLSHAGRHALPRGVNVWLGDDGAAIDVDLPGRDPGTVELTVEGDVVHLSVAEAANEEGSEKTNWRQRERSTSGWKRSFRLPFSADSAATSAVYEDGVLRIAVPRLAETAPARIEVKAR from the coding sequence ATGTTTCACAACAACAGGTTGTCGAAGTTCTGGAATGTCTTCGAGGAACTGGAAGCCGAGTTTGACCGGCAGCTGGCAGGGCTCAGCCATGCCGGACGCCATGCGTTGCCGCGCGGGGTCAACGTCTGGCTGGGTGACGACGGGGCGGCGATCGACGTCGATCTGCCCGGTCGCGATCCCGGTACTGTGGAACTGACGGTCGAAGGTGACGTGGTTCACCTCAGCGTCGCGGAAGCAGCGAACGAAGAGGGCTCGGAGAAGACCAACTGGCGTCAGCGGGAACGGTCCACAAGCGGCTGGAAGCGGTCGTTCCGGCTTCCGTTTTCGGCAGACTCCGCGGCGACGTCGGCGGTCTACGAAGACGGCGTGCTCCGCATCGCGGTCCCGCGTCTGGCCGAAACGGCCCCGGCACGAATCGAAGTCAAAGCCCGCTGA
- a CDS encoding MBOAT family O-acyltransferase, which translates to MLFNSFAFWTFYVVLFVVYHKLRHRGQNVLLLAGSYFFYGCWDWRFLGLILLSTVIDYSVALGIGSSNSPWRRRLLLSISIAANLGILGFFKYYGFFAGELERLLTSLGAPALLPTLDIVLPVGISFYTFQTMSYTIDVYRKDCPPTQRLLDFAVYVSFFPQLVAGPIERASRFLPQVLGTRRVDEADFRTGLYLVASGLFRKVVVADNMAPVVNAIFSTPYGELTGAEVLLGVYAFAFQIYGDFSGYSAIARGVARWLGFDLMVNFRMPYFADSPSDFWRRWHISLSGWLRDYLYIPLGGNRGRAIFTYRNLMLTMLLGGLWHGAAWTFIAWGLYHGLLLCVYRVFDQRTPAQDRPQGTALHAARVVLMFHLTCLGWLLFRAESLTQVMVMLQTLAVDFTVTPLAAMTAGLLSFYAGPLMLFEFWLERRREPLSLLNVHWLLRGVAYLYVVYMMLFFPPPVPSEFIYFQF; encoded by the coding sequence ATGCTGTTCAACAGCTTTGCCTTCTGGACGTTCTACGTGGTGCTGTTTGTGGTCTACCACAAGCTGCGGCATCGCGGACAGAACGTGCTGCTGCTTGCCGGCAGCTACTTCTTCTACGGCTGCTGGGACTGGCGGTTCCTGGGGCTGATCCTCCTGTCGACGGTCATCGACTACTCGGTCGCCCTCGGCATCGGCTCGAGCAACTCCCCGTGGCGACGCCGGCTGCTGCTTTCGATTTCGATCGCCGCCAACCTCGGCATCCTCGGATTCTTCAAATACTACGGATTCTTCGCGGGCGAACTGGAACGGCTGCTGACCTCGCTCGGTGCTCCGGCGCTGCTGCCGACGCTCGATATCGTGCTGCCGGTCGGCATCTCGTTCTACACGTTCCAGACGATGAGCTACACGATCGACGTCTACCGGAAGGACTGCCCGCCGACGCAGCGACTGCTCGACTTCGCGGTCTACGTCTCGTTCTTTCCGCAGCTCGTCGCCGGTCCGATCGAACGGGCCAGCCGGTTCCTTCCGCAGGTGCTCGGCACGCGACGAGTTGACGAAGCGGACTTTCGGACCGGACTGTACCTGGTCGCGTCAGGACTGTTCCGCAAGGTGGTCGTCGCCGACAACATGGCACCGGTCGTCAACGCGATCTTCAGCACGCCGTATGGCGAACTGACGGGAGCCGAAGTCCTGCTGGGCGTGTACGCATTTGCGTTCCAGATCTATGGCGACTTTTCCGGCTACTCGGCGATCGCCCGGGGTGTCGCCCGCTGGCTCGGATTCGACTTGATGGTCAATTTCCGCATGCCGTACTTCGCCGACTCGCCCAGCGACTTCTGGCGACGCTGGCACATCAGTCTCTCCGGCTGGCTGCGGGACTACCTGTACATTCCGCTGGGTGGCAACCGCGGCCGGGCGATCTTCACCTACCGCAATCTGATGCTCACGATGCTGCTCGGTGGACTGTGGCACGGAGCGGCATGGACGTTCATCGCCTGGGGGCTCTACCACGGCCTGCTGCTCTGCGTGTACCGCGTCTTCGATCAGCGAACTCCAGCGCAGGATCGTCCTCAGGGGACGGCACTTCACGCTGCCCGCGTCGTGCTGATGTTCCACCTGACCTGCCTGGGCTGGCTGCTGTTCCGTGCGGAATCCCTGACGCAGGTGATGGTGATGCTGCAGACGCTCGCGGTCGACTTCACCGTCACGCCGCTGGCCGCGATGACGGCCGGACTGCTCTCCTTCTACGCCGGTCCGCTGATGCTGTTCGAATTCTGGCTCGAACGCCGCCGCGAACCACTGAGCCTGCTGAACGTCCATTGGCTGCTGCGAGGCGTCGCCTACCTGTACGTCGTCTACATGATGCTGTTCTTCCCGCCGCCGGTCCCCAGCGAGTTCATCTACTTCCAGTTCTGA
- a CDS encoding arsenate reductase ArsC, producing MAKRVLILCTGNSCRSQMAEELWNMLGEGAWEAHSAGSKPAGYVHPLAIRAMAELDADLSAHRSKSLDEFADQPFDLVVTVCDNARESCPVFPGASETFHWPFDDPADATGSDDEKMTMFRRVRDEIREKIQGFLAEA from the coding sequence ATGGCGAAGCGTGTCCTGATTCTGTGCACCGGCAACTCCTGTCGCTCGCAGATGGCCGAAGAGTTGTGGAACATGCTCGGCGAAGGAGCGTGGGAAGCGCACTCGGCCGGTTCGAAGCCGGCCGGTTACGTGCATCCGCTGGCGATCCGGGCCATGGCAGAACTGGATGCGGATCTGTCGGCCCATCGCAGCAAGTCGCTGGACGAGTTTGCGGACCAGCCGTTCGATCTGGTCGTGACGGTTTGCGACAACGCCCGCGAGAGCTGCCCGGTCTTCCCCGGTGCGTCCGAGACATTCCACTGGCCGTTTGACGACCCGGCCGACGCGACCGGCAGCGACGACGAGAAGATGACGATGTTCCGCCGGGTGCGAGACGAGATTCGCGAGAAGATTCAGGGCTTTCTCGCCGAGGCGTAG
- a CDS encoding SGNH/GDSL hydrolase family protein, with product MPVRTRPTRLCYPLAHTSRLRRMLAIKLAAGADATSGASADATESASRYDDQWDDRAIAIGIHSCGHKLDDVRNRLRRVEPVTWLFAGDSLFSDGTGARDWRSVAGHFTNRIRWELRRFPDTVVTTALPGMLAHELRADFEARCLRFQPDVAFLFVGPLESAAGSARLPDYEQAMIDMIGQVRQSGGIPVLNTTPMPIDFADSRRVDHQVYTEATRGIAAEHDVPLIDHSQRWEWVESHIGSLRDWYDDDGRYPGEAGHMQLARAIFHELELLPQAESSEKQRSWVSA from the coding sequence GTGCCTGTCCGCACCCGACCAACCCGGCTCTGCTATCCGCTGGCCCATACGTCACGGTTGCGGCGTATGCTCGCGATCAAGCTCGCAGCCGGTGCCGACGCCACGTCCGGAGCCTCTGCGGATGCGACCGAGTCCGCGAGCCGTTATGACGACCAGTGGGACGATCGGGCGATCGCGATCGGGATTCACTCCTGCGGTCACAAACTGGATGACGTGCGAAACCGTCTTCGGCGGGTGGAACCGGTCACCTGGCTGTTCGCCGGTGACAGTCTGTTCTCCGACGGGACCGGAGCCCGTGACTGGCGGAGTGTGGCGGGGCACTTCACGAACCGCATTCGCTGGGAACTGCGGCGATTTCCCGACACTGTGGTGACGACCGCCCTCCCCGGAATGCTGGCCCACGAATTGCGGGCCGACTTCGAGGCAAGGTGCCTTCGTTTCCAGCCGGACGTCGCGTTTCTGTTCGTCGGACCACTCGAATCGGCGGCCGGGTCGGCTCGCCTGCCCGACTATGAGCAGGCAATGATCGACATGATCGGGCAGGTCCGCCAGTCGGGAGGCATCCCGGTTCTGAACACGACCCCGATGCCGATCGACTTCGCAGATTCGCGGCGCGTTGATCACCAGGTGTACACCGAGGCGACGCGTGGCATTGCCGCCGAGCACGATGTTCCGCTGATCGACCACTCACAGCGGTGGGAGTGGGTGGAGAGCCACATCGGTTCCCTGCGTGACTGGTATGACGACGACGGTCGGTACCCGGGCGAAGCAGGCCACATGCAACTGGCCCGGGCCATTTTCCACGAGCTGGAACTGCTTCCGCAGGCCGAGTCGTCGGAAAAGCAGCGTTCGTGGGTGAGCGCCTGA
- a CDS encoding deoxyribonuclease IV, which produces MPLLGAHMSIAGGCFKAVDAAHELEMDTVQIFTKNNNQWKAKLLEACDIEQFAEALERTGVQIPSAHASYLINMGSPKDDLWRKSLDAFVVELERGEALGLAGLVIHPGSYVDSDEQSGLERIGTALVEALDRTDGCSIDIWLETTAGQGTNLGHRFEHLAQLIEAAGAGDRLGICVDTCHIFAAGYDIRTAKGYRAAMKELDDVVGLDRVRAWHLNDSKKPLGSRVDRHEHIGEGEIGLEAFRQVLNDRRFRKLPMYLETKKEKRDGEEMDAVNLRTLRELLK; this is translated from the coding sequence ATGCCCCTCCTTGGTGCCCACATGTCGATTGCCGGCGGCTGCTTCAAGGCCGTCGATGCTGCTCACGAACTCGAGATGGACACCGTCCAGATCTTCACCAAGAACAACAACCAGTGGAAAGCGAAGCTGCTGGAGGCGTGTGACATCGAACAGTTCGCCGAGGCGCTCGAGCGAACCGGGGTGCAGATTCCCTCCGCTCACGCCAGCTACCTGATCAACATGGGGAGCCCGAAGGACGATCTCTGGCGAAAGTCGCTCGACGCCTTCGTGGTCGAACTCGAGCGGGGTGAGGCGCTCGGGCTCGCAGGGCTGGTGATTCATCCCGGCAGCTATGTCGACAGTGACGAGCAGTCGGGCCTGGAGCGGATCGGCACCGCTCTGGTGGAAGCTCTGGATCGCACGGATGGGTGCTCCATTGACATCTGGCTCGAAACAACGGCCGGGCAGGGGACCAACCTGGGGCACCGGTTCGAGCATCTGGCGCAGCTGATCGAAGCGGCTGGCGCGGGAGACCGTCTGGGGATCTGCGTCGACACCTGCCATATCTTCGCCGCCGGGTACGACATCCGCACCGCAAAGGGATACCGCGCCGCGATGAAGGAACTGGATGACGTGGTCGGCCTCGACCGCGTGCGGGCCTGGCACCTCAACGACAGCAAGAAACCTCTGGGCAGTCGCGTCGACCGGCACGAGCACATCGGCGAGGGCGAAATCGGTCTGGAAGCGTTCCGGCAGGTCCTCAATGACCGACGCTTCCGCAAGCTGCCGATGTACCTCGAAACGAAGAAGGAGAAGCGGGACGGCGAAGAGATGGATGCCGTCAACCTGCGAACGCTTCGTGAACTTTTGAAGTAG
- a CDS encoding MerC family mercury resistance protein — MTTPVELIYDSDCPNIEAARQQLRLALEQSGQPARWTEWERNAPQSPAYVRQFGSPTILVGGVDVAGTAPSAQADCCRLYANESGDLQGVPSIEAICSALREQPGETQALAGGPRSWLPILPAVGVSLLPNLACPACWPAYAGLLSAMGLGFLAEATYLLPLTGLFLMVAVGALAWQSRNRRGPVLLGLLAAVTVLAGKFWFDSSPAMAAGIVLLAGATFWNVWPTNSPECPTCEPSGPLQQT; from the coding sequence GTGACAACACCGGTGGAACTGATCTATGACTCAGACTGCCCCAATATCGAGGCTGCCCGGCAGCAGCTTCGTCTGGCACTCGAGCAGTCCGGTCAACCAGCCCGATGGACCGAATGGGAGCGGAATGCTCCGCAGTCTCCTGCGTATGTGCGCCAATTTGGCTCTCCCACCATTCTGGTCGGAGGGGTCGACGTCGCAGGGACAGCTCCTTCGGCACAGGCCGACTGTTGCCGGCTCTATGCGAACGAAAGCGGAGATCTCCAGGGAGTCCCGTCGATCGAGGCGATTTGTTCGGCACTGCGAGAGCAACCGGGAGAGACACAAGCTCTGGCGGGAGGACCGCGAAGCTGGCTCCCGATTCTGCCGGCAGTCGGCGTCTCCCTTCTGCCGAATCTCGCCTGCCCCGCCTGCTGGCCCGCCTACGCCGGCCTGCTGAGTGCCATGGGGCTCGGCTTTCTGGCAGAAGCCACTTACCTGCTTCCTCTGACAGGACTGTTCCTGATGGTGGCGGTCGGAGCACTCGCCTGGCAGAGCAGGAATCGGCGCGGCCCCGTCCTGCTGGGACTCCTGGCTGCGGTGACCGTGCTGGCCGGCAAGTTCTGGTTCGATTCCAGCCCGGCAATGGCCGCTGGGATCGTCCTGCTCGCGGGAGCGACTTTCTGGAACGTCTGGCCGACGAATTCGCCAGAATGTCCGACATGCGAGCCGTCAGGACCTCTTCAACAGACTTGA
- a CDS encoding Hsp20/alpha crystallin family protein, translating into MNTTKNEVARTEGHEASVNSWSTVRPHVDIVETDDAFHLHVEMPGVNEERIEVELEQDLLTLRGTAERSGPDGYRLVYGDRRGRRFERTFRLPDEVNREQIEASVRDGVLTVTLGKVAEAVPKRIAVKRG; encoded by the coding sequence ATGAATACGACGAAGAACGAAGTCGCCCGCACCGAAGGGCACGAAGCGTCCGTGAATTCCTGGAGCACCGTGCGACCGCACGTGGATATCGTCGAAACCGACGATGCGTTCCACCTGCACGTCGAAATGCCGGGCGTCAACGAGGAGCGGATCGAAGTCGAACTCGAACAGGATCTGCTGACGCTGCGTGGCACAGCCGAGCGTTCCGGGCCGGACGGGTACCGTCTGGTCTACGGCGATCGTCGCGGTCGCCGGTTCGAGCGGACGTTCCGTCTGCCTGACGAAGTGAATCGCGAACAGATCGAGGCGTCGGTCCGCGACGGCGTGCTGACGGTCACGCTCGGCAAGGTTGCCGAGGCCGTCCCGAAGCGAATTGCCGTCAAACGTGGCTGA
- a CDS encoding thioredoxin family protein — protein MANQRKVEIFSAGCPACDATVQLVQSLACPSCDVTVLDMNDPHVANRADTLGVRSVPAVVVDGQLADGCGGRGPDHQTLEAAGMGQPR, from the coding sequence ATGGCGAATCAGCGCAAGGTGGAAATCTTCAGCGCGGGGTGCCCGGCCTGTGACGCAACCGTTCAACTGGTGCAGAGCCTCGCCTGTCCTTCCTGTGACGTGACAGTACTGGACATGAACGACCCGCATGTCGCGAACCGCGCGGATACTCTGGGAGTCCGTTCGGTGCCGGCCGTCGTGGTCGACGGTCAACTGGCCGACGGTTGCGGGGGCAGAGGTCCCGACCACCAGACGCTCGAAGCCGCCGGTATGGGTCAACCACGGTGA